The proteins below are encoded in one region of Apium graveolens cultivar Ventura chromosome 4, ASM990537v1, whole genome shotgun sequence:
- the LOC141718990 gene encoding uncharacterized protein LOC141718990 — protein sequence MIARHKFEFIDLSDLFIVANTYEKPDSPEYSTNSHKVTIWGNLVVTTDARVKEVKARFKDGEEEPIIVIASSTKLKIWKSSVHISILPASKIYINLDHDFVFAMRQMLRKEGYVPSDKTTSSPTTADVKEVVPVIETVTLKELSEKTSTDFLKVKSVEGSDNWWYGSCNKNDCHEEVIKFHGKFKIDVLAEDDTKAFNFVLYDRAVKRLLGKTVTKLMAEGYNDPASYPPPLKQIVGREIIVKDELTNDNILVSSTVYYAHDAYECSVSTSLVLEDIDTGTSVSNYTTISVPSPSDGAGTPGSALSTSRRVKKEK from the exons ATGATAGCCAGGCATAAGTTTGAATTTATTGATTTGAGTGATTTGTTTATTGTTGCAAACACATATGAGAAACCTGATTCTCCCGAGTATTCAACAA ATTCTCATAAGGTCACTATATGGGGTAATCTTGTCGTGACTACTGATGCACGTGTTAAAGAGGTTAAGGCAAGATTTAAAGATGGTGAGGAGGAGCCTATAATTGTTATAGCGTCAAGTACAAAGCTTAAGATTTGGAAGA GTTCTGTTCATATTAGCATACTACCCGCATCTAAGATATACATCAATTTGGATCATGATTTTGTTTTTGCTATGAGACAGAT GCTTCGCAAAGAAGGTTATGTACCTTCTGACAAGACAACTTCTTCTCCAACTACGGCAGATGTTAAGGAGGTGGTGCCTGTCATTGAAACTGTTACACTAAAGGAGTTAAGTGAGAAAACTTCTACTGATTTTCTGAAG GTTAAATCCGTTGAAGGAAGTGACAATTGGTGGTATGGTAGCTGCAACAAGAATGATTGCCATGAAGAAGTTATAAAGTTTCATGGAAA GTTCAAGATCGATGTTCTTGCTGAAGATGACACAAAAGcttttaattttgttttatatgATCGTGCTGTGAAACGACTGTTGGGTAAAACAGTAACTAAATTGATGGCGGAAGGATACAAT GATCCTGCATCATATCCTCCACCTTTGAAGCAAATTGTAGGAAGAGAAATTATTGTTAAAGATGAGCTCACAAATGATAACATATTAGTTAGCAGCACAGTATATTATGCTCATGATGCATATGAATGTTCAGTTAGCACTTCTCTTGTGCTTGAAGACATTGATACTGGGACTTCCGTTTCAAATTATACAACT ATAAGTGTTCCCAGTCCATCAGATGGTGCAGGCACTCCAGGTTCAGCTTTATCGACTAGCAGACGAGTTAAAAAG GAAAAGTAA
- the LOC141718991 gene encoding uncharacterized protein LOC141718991: MTSLDPERASLPFGGITIVFGGDFRQILPVIPKASRTQIVSASLNSSKIRDHCRVFLLEKNMRLSSGKTEQEKHEIAEFSKWVLDVGNGTLPNVYPDDIISDPKVVIPDKFMIRARENPLKAVVDVVYPDLAKNIKNADYLRERSVLTPTNAIVGDIN, from the coding sequence ATGACGTCATTGGATCCTGAAAGAGCCAGCCTACCATTTGGCGGTATAACTATTGTTTTTGGAGGAGACTTTCGGCAAATCCTCCCCGTGATACCAAAAGCTTCAAGAACACAGATTGTGAGTGCTTCTTTAAATAGTTCAAAGATAAGGGATCATTGTCGGGTATTCTTACTAGAAAAAAATATGCGTCTTTCCTCTGGGAAAACAGAACAAGAAAAACATGAAATTGCAGAATTTAGCAAGTGGGTACTTGATGTGGGTAATGGTACTCTTCCTAATGTTTATCCAGATGATATAATCAGTGATCCGAAAGTAGTGATTCCAGATAAATTTATGATTAGAGCAAGAGAGAACCCACTAAAGGCTGTTGTTGACGTAGTTTATCCCGATCTTGCAAAGAACATAAAGAATGCTGACTATTTGAGGGAAAGATCAGTTCTTACTCCAACGAATGCCATTGTGGGTGATATAAATTAA